One region of Demequina sp. TMPB413 genomic DNA includes:
- a CDS encoding NUDIX hydrolase — protein sequence MKVEPTDVVLAAGALVWRVRKGELQVLAVHRPRYDDWSWPKGKLDLGETLPACAVREVAEETGKVIELGQPLPTLRYPIGGGKVKIVRYWAAHVISPDTPAAIAREAVKEASKNEIDSVKWLTIEEARHLITFHDDLRPLERLIDEHEAGRLRSRVLILTRHARAKRRKAWPGKDIDRPLTKAGRERAQALVGLFAAFGASKITSSPAARCRQTLEPYAEAAGLPMSTIASFTEPAHAKRPEKTAKAFAALLDKKRDRAVSVHRPTLPTIVKVLREHTTSKTRGALPRTMPYLPAGGVLIAHVVDRDGQPQVIAVESHLLKPGL from the coding sequence GTGAAGGTAGAGCCCACCGACGTCGTCCTGGCGGCTGGTGCCCTGGTGTGGCGCGTCCGCAAGGGCGAACTCCAAGTGCTCGCTGTGCATCGTCCCCGCTACGACGACTGGTCGTGGCCCAAGGGAAAACTTGACCTCGGCGAGACCCTGCCCGCCTGTGCGGTGCGGGAGGTCGCAGAAGAGACGGGCAAAGTCATCGAACTCGGGCAGCCTTTGCCGACGCTGAGGTACCCGATCGGCGGCGGCAAGGTCAAGATCGTTCGCTACTGGGCGGCGCACGTCATCTCCCCTGACACTCCCGCAGCAATCGCCCGCGAGGCGGTCAAGGAGGCCTCCAAGAACGAAATCGATAGCGTCAAGTGGCTCACGATCGAGGAAGCGCGCCACCTGATCACCTTTCACGACGACCTGCGGCCGCTTGAACGATTGATTGACGAACACGAGGCTGGCCGACTGCGCAGCCGGGTCCTCATCCTCACGCGCCATGCGCGCGCCAAGCGCCGCAAGGCCTGGCCCGGCAAGGACATCGACCGCCCGCTCACGAAGGCTGGCAGGGAGCGGGCCCAGGCACTCGTGGGCCTGTTCGCGGCCTTCGGCGCATCCAAGATCACGTCCTCGCCGGCGGCCCGCTGTCGCCAGACCCTTGAGCCGTATGCCGAAGCGGCAGGCCTGCCAATGAGCACCATCGCATCCTTCACCGAGCCAGCTCACGCCAAGCGGCCGGAGAAGACGGCCAAGGCGTTCGCCGCGCTGCTCGACAAGAAGCGTGATCGGGCCGTGAGTGTTCACCGGCCCACGTTGCCCACCATCGTCAAGGTGCTCAGGGAACACACCACGTCTAAGACGAGGGGGGCCCTGCCGAGGACGATGCCGTATCTACCGGCCGGGGGCGTGCTCATCGCGCACGTGGTCGACCGCGACGGTCAGCCACAAGTGATCGCCGTCGAGAGCCACTTGCTGAAGCCTGGTCTCTAG
- a CDS encoding ABC transporter substrate-binding protein, protein MLRSFNHRRAALASGIALASLALAACSSDDADTDATADGSSGSGESLIIGTTDKITTIDPAGSYDNGSFAVMNQVFPFLMNSPYGTSDVEPDIAESAEFTSPDEYTVTLKPGLTFANGNELTSSDVKFTFDRQMAIFESGADEGNGPGSLLYNLDSVEAPDDTTVVFTLKSPNDQIFPQILSSPAGPIVDEEVFAADALTPDADIVAGEAFAGPYTILSYDQNNLISYEANDVYQGVLGAPKTSAIDVKYYAEESNLKLDIQQGNIDVAYRSLSATDIEDLRGDDSVKVIDGPGGEIRYIVFNFNTQPYGAATPDADADKALAVRQAVANLVDRAEISSQVYRDTYIPLYSFVPAGLTGQTEALKEMYGDGSGGPDLDAAEAVLADAGVSTPVELNLQYNPDHYGGGSADEYALVKDQLESSGLFTVNLQSTEWVQYAKDRTADVYPAYQLGWYPDYSDADNYLAPFFLIDNFLGNHYVNQDVNDMILEQAVTNDPAARTALIEDIQKAVAADLSTLPLLQGAQVAVTRADVSGAEDTLDASFKFRYGALSKG, encoded by the coding sequence ATGTTGCGCTCGTTCAATCACAGGCGTGCGGCGCTTGCGTCCGGAATCGCTCTCGCTTCGTTGGCCCTCGCGGCCTGCTCTAGCGACGACGCCGATACGGATGCCACCGCCGACGGCTCGAGCGGCTCAGGCGAGTCGCTCATTATCGGCACCACCGACAAGATCACGACGATCGACCCTGCAGGGTCGTACGACAACGGTTCCTTCGCTGTCATGAACCAGGTGTTCCCGTTCCTGATGAACTCGCCTTATGGCACGTCGGACGTCGAGCCCGACATCGCTGAGTCCGCCGAGTTCACCTCTCCTGACGAGTACACGGTCACGTTGAAGCCCGGTCTCACCTTCGCGAACGGCAACGAGCTCACGTCCTCCGACGTCAAGTTCACTTTTGACCGTCAGATGGCGATCTTCGAGTCTGGTGCTGACGAAGGCAACGGCCCCGGCTCGCTGCTGTACAACCTCGACAGCGTCGAGGCGCCTGACGACACCACCGTCGTCTTCACGTTGAAGTCGCCGAACGACCAAATCTTCCCGCAGATCTTGTCGAGCCCTGCTGGTCCGATCGTCGACGAAGAGGTGTTCGCGGCCGACGCACTGACCCCTGACGCCGACATCGTTGCAGGGGAAGCCTTTGCTGGCCCGTACACCATCCTCAGCTATGACCAGAACAACCTCATCAGCTACGAAGCGAACGATGTGTATCAGGGTGTGCTCGGTGCTCCGAAGACGTCCGCCATCGACGTGAAGTACTACGCCGAGGAGTCGAACCTCAAGCTGGACATCCAGCAGGGCAACATCGACGTGGCCTACCGCTCGCTGTCGGCCACCGACATCGAGGACCTGCGCGGCGATGACAGCGTGAAGGTGATTGACGGACCGGGCGGAGAGATCCGCTACATCGTCTTCAACTTCAACACGCAGCCTTACGGTGCGGCAACGCCAGACGCCGACGCTGACAAGGCTCTGGCCGTCCGTCAGGCGGTCGCGAACCTGGTCGACAGGGCGGAGATCTCGTCGCAGGTCTACCGCGACACCTACATCCCCTTGTACTCGTTTGTGCCTGCCGGCCTGACAGGTCAGACCGAGGCGCTCAAGGAGATGTACGGCGATGGTTCCGGTGGCCCTGACCTCGACGCTGCTGAGGCCGTCCTGGCCGACGCTGGGGTGAGCACGCCTGTCGAGCTCAACCTTCAGTACAACCCCGACCATTACGGCGGCGGTTCGGCCGACGAGTACGCGTTGGTCAAGGACCAGCTCGAGTCGAGCGGCCTGTTCACGGTCAACCTGCAGTCCACCGAGTGGGTGCAGTACGCGAAGGACCGCACCGCCGACGTCTACCCGGCCTACCAGCTCGGCTGGTACCCGGACTACTCGGACGCCGACAACTACCTGGCGCCGTTCTTCCTGATCGACAACTTCCTGGGCAACCACTACGTCAACCAGGACGTCAACGACATGATCCTGGAGCAGGCGGTCACGAACGACCCGGCCGCGCGCACCGCGCTCATCGAGGACATTCAGAAGGCCGTCGCCGCAGACCTCTCCACCCTGCCGTTGTTGCAGGGTGCACAGGTTGCGGTGACGCGTGCCGATGTGTCGGGAGCGGAAGACACCTTGGACGCCTCGTTCAAGTTCCGCTACGGCGCCCTGTCAAAGGGCTAA
- a CDS encoding FAD-dependent oxidoreductase, with translation MTLHHQHFDTIVIGGGQAGPSLASKLDAAGEKVAVFQEGPFGGTCLNDGCRPTKALRASAHAAHAARTAARYGVHVEGVTVNVGEAIDRKDGLIGAWRDGATDYYENHDTISYVTARARLDGKEGDHYRVTFDGTTVTAPRIVLNPGARSVPPPIEGLGSIDYLDHHTLLDLKEAPGHLIVIGGSYIGLELGQVWARFGSRVTILEQGDHVIAREDHDVSDAVAQMLRDEGLDVGTGVQIESVEPDGEGVVVVLAAGERLAGDRVLVAAGRIPNSDDLGLATVGVETDDRGYITTDEHFLTSAPGIYALGDVNGRGAFTHTSYQDHEILADHLAGGDRSVKGRIATYALFTDPPLGRVGLTEQQARDAYPNVSVANYEMASVTRAALDGISPGLVRLVVDADADRLLGAAVFGLHGDEVIHALSLLMHVDGPASALATWLAIHPTVAEFLPTIYGGLESS, from the coding sequence ATGACTCTTCATCACCAGCACTTTGACACCATCGTCATCGGCGGCGGCCAGGCCGGGCCCTCCCTCGCATCCAAGCTCGATGCGGCAGGAGAGAAGGTGGCCGTCTTCCAAGAGGGCCCCTTCGGCGGCACGTGCCTCAACGACGGTTGCCGCCCCACCAAGGCGCTGCGGGCAAGCGCCCACGCGGCGCACGCTGCCCGCACCGCCGCTCGCTACGGCGTCCATGTCGAGGGCGTCACCGTCAATGTGGGAGAGGCGATCGATCGCAAGGACGGACTCATCGGCGCATGGCGAGACGGAGCGACCGACTACTACGAGAACCACGACACCATCAGCTATGTCACGGCCAGGGCGCGTCTCGACGGCAAGGAGGGCGACCACTATCGCGTCACGTTTGACGGCACCACCGTCACCGCGCCGCGCATCGTGCTCAATCCAGGTGCGCGCTCGGTCCCGCCTCCGATCGAGGGTCTCGGTTCCATTGACTATCTCGACCACCACACGCTGCTCGACCTCAAGGAGGCGCCAGGCCACCTCATCGTCATTGGCGGCTCGTACATCGGGCTCGAACTGGGCCAAGTGTGGGCGCGGTTCGGCTCGCGCGTCACCATCCTTGAGCAAGGCGACCACGTCATCGCCCGCGAAGACCACGACGTTTCCGATGCCGTCGCGCAGATGCTTCGCGACGAGGGTCTCGACGTGGGTACTGGCGTGCAGATTGAGAGCGTCGAGCCCGACGGCGAGGGCGTCGTCGTGGTGCTGGCTGCCGGAGAGCGGCTCGCAGGCGACCGCGTGCTGGTGGCTGCTGGGCGCATTCCCAATAGCGACGACCTTGGGCTCGCCACCGTGGGAGTCGAGACCGACGACCGTGGCTACATCACGACGGATGAGCACTTCCTCACTTCTGCACCCGGCATCTACGCGCTGGGTGACGTCAACGGGCGTGGCGCCTTCACCCACACCAGCTATCAAGACCACGAGATCCTCGCCGACCACCTCGCCGGCGGCGACCGGTCGGTGAAGGGCAGGATCGCGACGTACGCGCTGTTCACCGATCCCCCGCTGGGGCGTGTGGGGCTCACGGAACAGCAAGCTCGCGATGCGTACCCGAACGTATCCGTCGCCAATTACGAGATGGCCTCAGTGACCCGAGCAGCGCTCGATGGCATCAGCCCTGGACTGGTGCGCTTAGTGGTAGACGCCGACGCCGACAGGCTGCTGGGAGCCGCGGTCTTTGGCCTGCACGGTGACGAGGTGATTCACGCACTCTCGCTCCTCATGCATGTGGACGGCCCTGCTTCTGCGCTCGCCACGTGGCTCGCCATCCACCCCACAGTGGCCGAGTTCTTGCCCACGATCTATGGCGGCTTGGAGTCCTCTTAA
- the msrB gene encoding peptide-methionine (R)-S-oxide reductase MsrB encodes MSPNKIVKTDAEWRAQLGDFEYKVLREAATERPWTGELLEEKREGVYRCRACQAELFRSDTKFDSHCGWPSFFEAENDAVTLEEDRSLGMVRVEARCAACDSHLGHVFPDAPQTPTGNRFCINSVSLTFDDAEPGEAD; translated from the coding sequence ATGTCACCCAACAAGATCGTGAAGACCGACGCCGAATGGCGTGCCCAGCTCGGGGACTTCGAGTACAAGGTGTTGCGAGAGGCCGCAACCGAGCGCCCCTGGACCGGCGAACTGCTGGAAGAGAAGCGCGAGGGCGTCTATCGGTGCAGGGCGTGTCAGGCGGAGCTGTTCCGTTCAGACACCAAGTTCGACTCGCACTGCGGCTGGCCCAGCTTCTTCGAGGCCGAGAACGACGCGGTGACCCTCGAAGAGGACCGCAGCCTCGGCATGGTGAGGGTTGAGGCGCGCTGCGCCGCGTGCGACTCCCACTTGGGACACGTGTTCCCCGACGCACCGCAGACTCCCACTGGAAACCGCTTCTGCATCAACTCGGTGTCGTTGACCTTTGACGATGCCGAGCCCGGCGAGGCCGACTAA
- a CDS encoding phosphatase PAP2 family protein: MIVDLIDRLTSPVMRAVLPGLALTAAGVWAFVGVLDQFLEREDIYLVDQPALDWLIEIRTPWLTTTLTVITNAFGPVILPIVIGVACVVWARLTRAWRDPFLLAAAMVMSTVVAMTVKMLVARPRPADDLQVIPGLETSYSFPSGHTTGATTLVLVTAYLLWRRRRGRRSLAAWGLVSVVIVLIVGGSRLYLGYHFVTDVLAGACLGLVTLGLVVAASRWLDLRRRRADDAAVTSA; the protein is encoded by the coding sequence ATGATTGTTGACCTCATCGACCGTCTCACGTCGCCGGTGATGCGGGCAGTTCTCCCCGGTCTCGCGCTCACCGCGGCGGGCGTGTGGGCCTTCGTTGGGGTGCTCGATCAGTTCCTCGAGAGAGAGGACATCTACCTAGTCGATCAACCGGCGCTTGACTGGTTGATCGAGATCCGTACCCCTTGGCTCACCACCACGCTCACAGTGATCACCAATGCCTTCGGGCCCGTGATCTTGCCCATTGTCATAGGCGTCGCATGTGTCGTGTGGGCGCGCCTCACGAGGGCGTGGCGAGATCCCTTCCTGCTTGCAGCCGCCATGGTCATGTCGACGGTGGTCGCGATGACGGTCAAGATGCTGGTTGCTCGCCCGCGCCCTGCCGACGATCTTCAGGTGATCCCTGGCCTCGAGACGTCCTATTCGTTTCCCTCGGGGCACACCACTGGCGCCACCACCCTTGTGCTGGTGACGGCCTATCTCCTGTGGCGGCGTCGGCGCGGCCGCAGATCTCTCGCCGCGTGGGGACTCGTCTCCGTGGTCATTGTGCTGATTGTCGGAGGCAGCAGGCTGTATCTGGGCTACCACTTTGTGACGGACGTGCTCGCTGGCGCGTGCCTCGGCTTGGTGACCCTCGGGCTCGTGGTGGCTGCGTCGCGATGGCTCGACCTTCGTCGGCGTCGCGCGGACGACGCTGCAGTCACCTCGGCGTAG
- a CDS encoding AzlC family ABC transporter permease — translation MTPQRPDSFSGDRDGGAANGGPILGIGRLQWADAWAGLKAIAPLMPGSAAFGLAFGALVPVAGINPWTGLYASVSVVAGASQFSVVESVRANAPAVIAVLTALIINARFALYSAALGPVFSAFPRRWKLGLAHIMTDQAAVVALHHADRFPDPVRRRWFVVGGALPFVLVWIVGTLVGVLAGPVIPESWQIGFIVPLMFIAVMVPTLRRSEDVVALAVTGVVVLVTRGLPYGLNVMVGIVVGIVAGTAWAEWADARRRRRGDSPESVAEAAEHEAEGGL, via the coding sequence GTGACACCCCAACGGCCCGACTCTTTCTCGGGGGACCGCGACGGCGGTGCGGCCAACGGCGGCCCCATTCTCGGCATAGGCCGCCTTCAATGGGCCGACGCTTGGGCGGGGTTGAAGGCGATCGCGCCGCTCATGCCGGGTTCCGCCGCGTTCGGTCTTGCCTTCGGCGCGCTGGTGCCCGTCGCCGGCATCAATCCGTGGACGGGCCTGTACGCGTCGGTGTCCGTCGTGGCTGGCGCCAGCCAGTTCTCCGTGGTCGAGTCCGTGCGCGCGAATGCGCCGGCCGTCATCGCCGTGCTCACCGCGCTGATCATCAATGCGCGCTTTGCCCTCTACTCGGCGGCGCTCGGGCCCGTGTTCTCTGCCTTCCCACGCCGCTGGAAACTTGGCCTCGCGCACATCATGACGGACCAGGCCGCGGTGGTGGCGCTCCACCATGCCGACCGCTTCCCCGATCCCGTGCGGCGGCGCTGGTTCGTGGTGGGTGGCGCACTGCCGTTCGTGTTGGTGTGGATCGTCGGCACCTTGGTGGGGGTGCTCGCCGGTCCCGTCATCCCCGAGTCCTGGCAGATCGGCTTCATCGTGCCGCTCATGTTCATCGCCGTGATGGTGCCCACTCTACGTCGCTCCGAGGACGTGGTCGCGCTCGCGGTCACCGGCGTGGTGGTGCTCGTGACGCGCGGCCTTCCTTACGGCCTGAACGTGATGGTGGGCATTGTGGTGGGCATCGTGGCCGGCACTGCGTGGGCGGAGTGGGCGGATGCACGCAGGCGCCGCCGCGGCGACTCGCCCGAGTCGGTGGCCGAGGCCGCCGAACACGAGGCGGAGGGCGGGCTATGA
- a CDS encoding YciI family protein gives MAQYLLTVHNDYSVPQPSEERMHEFQAAVGAFNSMLRDTGAWVFAAGLAEPSSAAVVSSEDGKTLTTAGPYAQTSEHVGGLWVVETADLNEALRLGAQASEACGAPIEVRPLLGS, from the coding sequence GTGGCTCAGTACTTGCTCACCGTCCACAACGACTACTCCGTGCCTCAGCCAAGCGAAGAGCGCATGCACGAGTTCCAAGCCGCCGTCGGTGCCTTCAACTCCATGCTGCGCGACACGGGCGCGTGGGTGTTTGCCGCGGGACTGGCCGAGCCGTCGTCGGCCGCAGTGGTGTCCTCCGAGGACGGCAAGACGCTCACTACCGCTGGCCCCTACGCCCAGACTTCCGAGCACGTCGGCGGCCTGTGGGTGGTCGAGACGGCCGACCTCAACGAGGCTCTGCGCCTTGGCGCTCAGGCTTCCGAAGCCTGCGGTGCACCTATCGAGGTGCGGCCATTGCTCGGTTCGTGA
- a CDS encoding VanZ family protein produces MMARMWESFGITTAVLAGAGVVAALALLVVLVAVLGGMRRALRITPWVLLAMTTVAILVATLGFGVGDPDAQAGLNLEPFTEIRRGLRAGASDAVAANVWGNVAMFVPIGLLLVWLLTSPLIARVIMATIAGIGLSVIIELAQLTLRRVADIDDVILNGSGALLGALVGMVTVLLWRLVTWIARSVRARRHPSAPAA; encoded by the coding sequence ATGATGGCGCGCATGTGGGAATCGTTCGGCATCACCACGGCGGTGCTCGCCGGCGCCGGGGTTGTCGCTGCCCTCGCGCTGCTGGTGGTGCTGGTCGCGGTGCTGGGCGGGATGCGTCGCGCCTTGCGGATCACTCCCTGGGTGCTGCTCGCCATGACGACCGTTGCGATCCTGGTGGCAACGCTCGGCTTTGGCGTGGGCGACCCCGACGCTCAGGCAGGGCTCAATCTCGAGCCGTTCACGGAGATTCGGCGAGGGTTGCGCGCCGGAGCCTCCGACGCGGTGGCCGCGAACGTGTGGGGAAACGTCGCGATGTTTGTACCGATTGGCCTGCTGCTGGTGTGGCTGCTCACCTCGCCGCTCATCGCGCGGGTGATCATGGCGACCATCGCCGGCATCGGACTGTCGGTGATCATTGAACTCGCGCAGCTGACGCTGCGCCGCGTGGCCGACATCGATGACGTGATTCTCAATGGCTCCGGGGCGCTACTTGGAGCGCTGGTGGGCATGGTGACGGTGCTGCTGTGGAGGCTCGTGACGTGGATCGCGCGGAGTGTGCGCGCGCGGCGTCACCCTTCAGCCCCGGCCGCCTAG
- a CDS encoding AzlD domain-containing protein, producing the protein MSTLILFVLAAALTFAIRYSGIALFAGDRELSPGWARTLELAGPAAMAAIAANTLLIADDGFRSLGAWHLMAVAAAAMAVWKRDTNWILLAGAAGFVVFRLLGL; encoded by the coding sequence GTGAGCACTCTGATCCTCTTTGTGCTCGCCGCGGCGCTCACGTTCGCGATCCGCTACTCGGGCATCGCCCTGTTCGCGGGCGACCGCGAGCTCTCACCCGGCTGGGCGCGCACCCTCGAGCTTGCGGGGCCCGCAGCAATGGCAGCCATCGCGGCCAATACCTTGCTCATCGCCGACGACGGCTTCCGCAGTCTCGGTGCGTGGCACCTGATGGCGGTCGCCGCCGCCGCGATGGCCGTGTGGAAGCGAGACACCAACTGGATCCTGCTGGCGGGAGCCGCTGGCTTCGTGGTCTTCAGGCTGCTGGGACTTTAG
- a CDS encoding AzlC family ABC transporter permease, whose product MTERDAFSLRVPRHLRQQFAAGAREMLPLSVGGAVFGLAMGALIAASGMPLWAAGIGTVLINAGAAQLALIDLVVKGAPWIIILATVAVVQARFALYSAALAPVYKVFPRRWRFALAFLLTDQAAAFEKHFTPLIPDPVRRRWFFLGGASLFAGLAIVGTLVGILVGPVIPASWQIGFIVPLMFLAIILRTVSDRPGIMAAVIAAAVAVISRDLPYGSNVIVATVAGIAVTRLVAPASWYRGAPTGEEAEPREGAP is encoded by the coding sequence GTGACGGAACGCGATGCCTTCTCCCTGCGCGTTCCCCGTCACCTCCGCCAGCAGTTCGCTGCGGGCGCGCGGGAGATGCTGCCGCTGTCAGTCGGCGGGGCCGTGTTCGGACTGGCTATGGGCGCGCTGATTGCCGCGTCGGGTATGCCGCTGTGGGCCGCTGGCATCGGCACCGTGCTCATCAACGCCGGCGCCGCTCAACTCGCTCTGATCGACCTGGTGGTGAAGGGCGCCCCCTGGATCATCATCCTGGCTACGGTTGCCGTGGTGCAGGCCCGCTTCGCGCTGTACTCCGCCGCGCTTGCCCCCGTGTACAAGGTGTTCCCGCGACGATGGCGGTTCGCGCTCGCATTCCTCCTCACGGACCAGGCCGCAGCCTTCGAGAAGCACTTCACGCCGCTCATTCCCGACCCGGTGCGGCGCCGCTGGTTCTTCCTTGGAGGGGCCTCGCTCTTTGCAGGGCTGGCGATCGTCGGCACGCTCGTGGGCATCCTCGTGGGTCCTGTCATCCCCGCTTCGTGGCAGATCGGGTTCATCGTGCCACTGATGTTCTTGGCCATCATTTTGCGCACCGTGAGCGACAGGCCCGGCATCATGGCGGCCGTCATCGCGGCCGCCGTGGCCGTCATCAGCCGCGACCTCCCCTACGGCTCCAACGTGATCGTGGCGACGGTCGCAGGCATCGCGGTCACGCGACTCGTGGCACCGGCCTCTTGGTACAGAGGCGCGCCCACCGGCGAAGAGGCCGAGCCGCGGGAGGGGGCGCCGTGA
- a CDS encoding RNA degradosome polyphosphate kinase produces the protein MLPHPIEPSHGAPEGLPEDRFLDRELSWLAFNERVLELAEDESTPLLERARFLAIFASNLDEFFMVRVAGLKRRIAAGFAVPSATGLSATRLVELLTENAHELMDRHAAVFHDQLRPALASEGITLVRHDDLEEPERGRLRKLFRSDIFPVLTPLAVDPAHPFPYISGLSLNLAVEIRDPDTGKDFFARVKVPETLPRFLSVDAKGKASQVTDASVLSDEPRSFVPLEEVIGAHLDYLFPGMEVVDHYTFRVTRNEDVEVEEDDAENLLKAMERELLRRRFGPAVRLEVAEDLSPKVRELLVRELGISDSDVYQLPAPLDLRGLDVIADLDRPRLQFPAFRPTTHHKLAPVETADEQNVFQALSRSDVLLHHPYDSFSTSVQAFVAQAAVDPKVLAIKQTLYRTSGDSPIVDALIEAARNGKQVLALVEIKARFDEQRNISWARKLEQAGVHVVYGLVGLKTHCKLLLVVRQEDDGLHRYCHIGTGNYHPRTARLYEDYGLLTKDPDVGSDLTKLFNQLSGYAPKAKFRRLLVAPTSVRAGLIDLIDAQADRAREGREAWVKFKVNSVVDEKIIDALYRASQAGVHVDLVVRGICAMRAGVPGLSDNIRIRSVLGRFLEHSRVYAFHGEDEPVVYIGSADLMHRNLDRRIEALISISDATQRELLIENIDLAMGDDVAAWELGADGEWTRSTSGPDGPLRDLQSMYIERQPERRTRRK, from the coding sequence ATGCTCCCCCACCCCATCGAGCCGAGCCACGGCGCCCCGGAGGGGCTGCCAGAAGACCGCTTCCTCGACAGGGAACTGAGCTGGCTGGCCTTCAACGAACGCGTGCTGGAACTCGCTGAAGACGAGTCGACTCCGCTGCTGGAGCGCGCACGCTTTCTCGCGATCTTCGCCTCCAACCTTGACGAGTTCTTCATGGTGCGGGTGGCGGGGCTGAAGCGGCGCATCGCGGCGGGCTTCGCGGTGCCGAGCGCGACGGGATTGAGCGCGACCAGGCTGGTCGAGCTGCTCACAGAGAACGCCCACGAATTGATGGACAGGCACGCGGCCGTGTTCCACGACCAGTTGCGCCCCGCCCTTGCCTCTGAAGGCATCACGCTGGTGCGCCACGACGACCTCGAGGAGCCCGAGCGGGGACGACTGCGCAAACTGTTCCGCTCCGACATCTTCCCGGTGCTGACCCCGCTCGCGGTGGACCCTGCCCACCCGTTCCCTTACATTTCCGGCCTGTCGCTCAACTTGGCGGTCGAGATCAGGGACCCCGACACTGGCAAGGACTTCTTTGCCCGCGTGAAGGTCCCCGAGACCCTGCCGCGGTTCCTCAGCGTCGACGCCAAAGGCAAGGCTTCTCAGGTCACCGACGCCTCGGTGTTGTCGGACGAGCCCCGCAGCTTTGTCCCGCTAGAAGAGGTGATCGGCGCTCACCTCGACTACCTGTTCCCCGGCATGGAAGTGGTGGATCACTACACCTTCAGGGTCACTCGCAACGAGGACGTTGAGGTCGAAGAAGACGACGCCGAGAACCTGCTGAAGGCGATGGAGCGCGAGCTCTTGAGGCGGCGCTTCGGCCCAGCGGTGCGCCTCGAGGTCGCCGAGGACTTGAGCCCCAAGGTGCGCGAGCTACTGGTGCGCGAACTCGGCATCTCGGACTCCGACGTCTACCAGCTCCCTGCCCCTTTGGACCTGAGGGGGCTCGACGTGATCGCGGACCTCGACCGCCCTCGCCTTCAGTTCCCGGCCTTCAGGCCCACCACTCACCACAAACTGGCTCCCGTGGAGACGGCAGACGAGCAGAACGTGTTCCAGGCGCTCAGCCGCTCGGACGTGTTGCTTCACCACCCGTACGACTCCTTCTCCACGTCAGTGCAGGCATTTGTGGCGCAAGCAGCGGTCGACCCCAAGGTGCTCGCCATCAAGCAGACGCTGTACCGCACGTCCGGGGACTCGCCAATTGTCGACGCCCTGATCGAGGCGGCGCGCAACGGCAAGCAGGTGCTGGCGCTGGTGGAAATCAAGGCCAGGTTCGACGAACAGCGCAACATCTCGTGGGCACGCAAGCTCGAACAGGCAGGCGTGCACGTGGTGTACGGCCTGGTGGGTCTCAAGACCCACTGCAAGTTGCTGCTGGTGGTCCGCCAAGAGGACGACGGCCTGCACCGCTATTGCCACATCGGCACCGGCAACTATCACCCGCGCACCGCACGGCTGTACGAGGACTACGGACTGCTCACCAAGGACCCCGACGTCGGCTCCGACCTCACCAAGCTCTTCAACCAGCTCTCCGGCTATGCGCCGAAGGCCAAGTTCCGCCGGCTCCTGGTCGCACCCACCTCGGTGCGCGCGGGGCTGATCGATCTGATCGACGCTCAAGCCGATCGCGCCCGCGAGGGCAGGGAGGCGTGGGTCAAGTTCAAGGTCAACTCTGTGGTCGACGAGAAGATCATCGACGCCCTCTACCGCGCGTCTCAGGCTGGCGTTCACGTGGACCTGGTGGTGCGCGGCATTTGCGCGATGAGGGCCGGGGTTCCTGGCCTCAGTGACAACATCAGAATCAGGTCAGTGCTCGGGCGATTCCTGGAGCACTCCAGGGTCTATGCGTTCCACGGCGAGGACGAACCGGTGGTCTACATCGGCTCTGCCGACCTGATGCACCGCAACCTTGACAGGCGCATCGAGGCGCTCATCTCCATTTCCGACGCCACGCAGCGTGAGTTGCTGATCGAGAACATCGACCTGGCGATGGGCGACGACGTCGCGGCGTGGGAGTTGGGCGCAGACGGCGAGTGGACCCGCTCGACATCGGGACCTGACGGCCCACTACGCGACTTGCAGTCGATGTATATCGAGCGTCAGCCAGAGCGCAGGACTCGGCGCAAGTGA
- a CDS encoding AzlD domain-containing protein — MRVFLIFTAVAIGTYIIRVSGIALLSDPQKIPPRVRRALGLVAPTAMGAIIVNALFLDESGWREFGAWHIAAAVAVGVALWRRSAGWAMSLGAAAFALLLIAGV, encoded by the coding sequence ATGAGAGTGTTCCTGATCTTCACCGCAGTGGCCATCGGCACGTACATCATCCGCGTCTCCGGCATCGCTCTGCTCAGCGACCCCCAGAAGATTCCGCCGCGTGTGCGCAGGGCGTTGGGGCTCGTCGCCCCGACCGCGATGGGAGCGATCATCGTGAACGCCCTGTTCCTCGACGAGTCGGGCTGGCGCGAGTTCGGCGCCTGGCACATTGCGGCGGCGGTGGCCGTGGGGGTGGCGCTGTGGCGCCGGTCCGCCGGTTGGGCAATGTCCCTTGGCGCGGCAGCGTTCGCTCTGCTCCTGATCGCCGGCGTCTAG